The following DNA comes from Streptomyces sp. Ag109_O5-10.
AGCGTGTCCGCCGCGAACAGCGGCTGCGGGCCGCCGGGGAGGACCTCGACCAGCACCCGGACAAGGCGTCCGAACTCCTCCAGCTCGTTCGCCGGCCGCTGGTCCAGCATCCGCGCGATCTGGTCGACCACGGTGGCCCGCCCCGGGAACGTCTCAAGCAGCGCGTGCCGGGTGTCCTTGTCGAGGACGGGTGCCTGCGACTCCTCGGCCTCCATGGCCACCACGGACTTGGGGAAGTCGGGGATCGGCTCGTCGCAGAACCGCATCGAAGGCCAGATCACCCCGGCGTACCCAATGCGTGCCTTCGGCGCGAGCTTCGGGACCGGCGCGAAGAACCGCCGGTACAGGCGGGTCGCCCCGGAACGGTCGTTGTTCCAGCCGTGCGCGAAGACGATCAGGTCGCGCAGGCCGTGGCCGCCGATCTCGTCCAGCAGCCGGTCGCGTTCGGCGCCGTCCGGGTCCCCGTCCGCGTCGAAGGTCAGTTCCCAGTAGGGAGCCACGCTCATCCCAGGATCCGCCATACCAGGCTCCTCGTCCCCCGAACAGGTGCGATGTGCGCGCATCGTCCCGCCACGGGGCAAGGTTGGCCATACAACGCGCCTCACCTGTAGAGGAGAAATTCCTTTCGGACCCGGCGGAACGCGGCGAGTTCGTCCTGCCAGGCGCCGACGATCTCGTCCGGGCCCGCGCCGGCGTCGGTCATCGTGCGCACGCGCGTCGACCCGGTGAGCTTGTCGATCCAGTCGTCCTCGCGCCAGGCGAAGCCGCTCCACGCCCTCTTCGCGGTGACCAGGAGGCCGATTCCGGTGCGCACGGGGTCGTAGGCGGCCCGGTCGTGCACGTGGATCTGCACCCCGCCGACGGTCCTGCCCTGGAACTTGGAGAAGGTGGGCGCGAAGTACGCCTCCCGGAACCGCACGCCCGGCAGCGCGAGTTCGTTGGCGGCGGCCGCCCAGCGCGCGTCGATGCCCTCCGCGCCCAGCAGTTCGAAGGGACGGGTGGTGCCGCGGCCCTCCGACAGGTTCGTGCCCTCGAAGAGGCAGGTCCCCGAGTAGACGAGGGCGGTGTCCGGGGTGGGCATGTTGGGACTCGGCGGCACCCAGGGCAGGCCGTACGCGTCGTAGAAGCGGGAGCGCCGCCAGCCCGTCATCGGTACGACGTCCAGCGCGACCGGCGGGTCCAGGAACTCCGCGTTGAACAGCCGCGCGAGCTCGCCGACCGTCATCCCGTGCGCCTGCGCGATCGGCTGCCTGCCGACGAAACTGGCGAACTCCCGGTGCAGGACCGGGCCCTCGGCGGTGCGGCCGGTCACCGGGTTCGGGCGGTCGAGGACGACGAAGCGCTTGCCGGCCAGCCGGGCGGCCGCCATGCAGTCGTACAGCGTCCAGATGTAGGTGTAGAAGCGGGCGCCGACGTCCTGGATGTCGAAGACGATCGTGTCCACGCCGGAGGCGGTGAAGACGTCGGCGAGGGGCTGTCCGCTCTTGAGGTACGTGTCGTAGACGGGGAGGCCGGTCGCCGGGTCGTCGTAGCGGCCCTCGGAGCCGCCGGCCTGGGCGGTGCCGCGGAAACCGTGCTCCGGACCGAAGACCGCCGTCAGCCGGACCCGGGGGTCGGCGTGCATGACGTCGACGATGTGGCGGGCGTCGGGGGTGATGCCGGTGGGGTTGGTGACGATGCCGACCTTCTGGGCGGCGAGGAGGGAGTAGCCGTCGGCGGAGAGGTGGTCGAAACCGGTCTCGAGGGTGCCGTGGGCGTCGGCCGTGGTGGCCGGCACCGCGGTGAGCGAGGCGGTGGCCGTGGCAGCGGCGAGCAGAGCTCTTCTGGACAGGCGCATGGGTGTGACCTCCACGTCGAGTGCTCCCGCGTGAAGTCTGGCAGGCCGCGGTCCGGATGCGGCGGGTCGCGCGGTTCCCCGCGCCCCTTTCGGGACGCGGTGAGGTGGGCCCTTTCCTGGAACATACCGACCGGTTAGTGTGTCCGTGCTGAGCCGAGTCTGGTCGCGTCGTGTCGAAGGAGACCGATGGTGGGAGCCGTGCAAGATGCCCGAGTCGTCGTCACCGGGGCGGGAGGTGGTATCGGCGCCGCGCTCGCCCGGCGGTTCGCCGCCGAGGGCGCCCGGGTCGTCGTGAACGACCTGGACGGGGACAAGGCGGCCGCGGTCGCGGCGGAGATCGGCGGGATCGCCCTTCCGGGGGACGCGTCCGGCATCGTCGGCGCCGCCCGGGACGCGCTCGGCGGGGGCGTCGACGTCTACTGCGCCAACGCCGGGCTCGGGTCGGGCGGGTCCGAGGCGGCCGACGCGGCCGTGTGGGAGTCCGCCTGGGACGTCAACGTGATGGCGCACGTACGGGCCGCGCAGGAGCTGGTGCCGGAGTGGCTGGAGCGGGGGAGCGCGCGGTTCGTGTCGACCGTGTCCGCGGCCGGGCTGCTCACCATGATCGGGGCCGCCCCCTACAGCGTCACCAAGCACGCCGCGTACGCCTTCGCCGAGTGGCTGTCGCTGACCTACCGGCACCGGGGCCTGAAGGTGCACGCCATCTGCCCGCAGGGCGTCCGTACCGACATGCTCGCCGCCACCGGCAGCGCCGGCGACATCGTGCTCCAGCCGACCGCCATCGAACCGGAGGCCGTCGCCGACGCGCTGTTCAAGGGGATGACGGAGGACCGTTTCCTGATCCTGCCGCACCCCGAGGTCGCCGGCTTCTACCAGGCGCGGGCCACCGACCCGGACCGCTGGCTGACGAACATGAACCACATCCAGCAGAAGTGGGAGGCCACCCGGTGAGCGAGTCGGTGACCGAGTCCGTCTATGCCGCCCGCCCGTGGGTGGGCCTGCTCAACGAGGCCCAGCGCGGGCCGGTCGAAGCGCCCGCCTCGCTGGTGCACGCCCTGCGGGCCGCCGTGGCCGAGGCGCCCGACCGCGCCTGCCTCACCTACTTCGACGGCCGCCTCAGCTTCCGCGAGGTCGACGAGCTGAGCGACTCGGTCGCCGCGCATCTCGCCGGACGCGGCCTGGAGCGCGGCGACCGGGTCGCCGTGATCCTGCAGAACTCGCCGCACTTCGTGCTCGCGCTGCTCGGCGCCTGGAAGGCGGGCGCGACCGTCGTGCCGGTCAACCCGATGTACAAGTCGGGGGAGGTCACGCACGTCCTGCGGGACGCCGAGGTGGCCGCACTGGTCTGCTCGCAGCGGGCCTGGGAGTCGTACCTGCGCGACACGGCCGCCGACTCTCCGGTGCGGATCGTGCTCACCGCGAGCGAGCTGGACTTCCAGACGCGTGACGACGCGCGCGTGCTGGCCTTCGAGCGGCTGCCGCAGGCCGCCGACGCCGAGGACCTGGTCGCCGTCGCGCGGCAGGGCGGCAAGGCCCCCGAGGGACGGGACCCGGAGCCCTCCGACATCGCGCTGATCAGCTACACCTCGGGCACCAGCGGCACCCCCAAGGGCGCCACCAACCTGCACGGCAACATCATGTACAACGCGGAACGGCAGCGGACCGGGCTCGCGCTGCCCGACGCGCCGGTCTACTACGCCCTGGCGCCGCTGTTCCACATCACCGGCATGGTCTGCCAGCTCTGCGCCTGCCTGACCAGCGTGGGCACGCTCGTGCTGACGTACCGCTTCGAGCCGGGCCTGGTCCTGGAGACGTTCGCCGAGCACCGCCCGCAGTACACGGTCGGCCCGTCCACCGCCTTCATGGCCCTGGCCGCCCACCCGGACGTCACGCCGGAGCACTTCGCCTCCTTCGTCAACATCTCCTCCGGCGGCGCGCCGCTGCCGCCTGCCCTGGTGGAGAAGTTCCGCGCCGGGTTCGGGCCGTACATCCGCAACGGCTACGGGCTGACCGAGTGCACCGCGCCCTGCGCCTCCGTGCCGCCGGAGCTGGAAGCGCCCGTCGACCCCGTCTCCGGGACCCTCGCGGTCGGGGTGCCAGGACCCGACACGGTCGTCCGCATCGTCGACGACGCGGGCAACGAGGTGCCCTTCGGCGAGCAGGGCGAGATCGCGGTGCGCGGGCCGCAGGTGGTGCCCGGCTACTGGCGGCGCCCCGAGGCCACCGCCGAGACCTTCCCGGACGGCGAACTGCGCACCGGCGACATCGGGTTCAT
Coding sequences within:
- a CDS encoding class I adenylate-forming enzyme family protein, with product MTESVYAARPWVGLLNEAQRGPVEAPASLVHALRAAVAEAPDRACLTYFDGRLSFREVDELSDSVAAHLAGRGLERGDRVAVILQNSPHFVLALLGAWKAGATVVPVNPMYKSGEVTHVLRDAEVAALVCSQRAWESYLRDTAADSPVRIVLTASELDFQTRDDARVLAFERLPQAADAEDLVAVARQGGKAPEGRDPEPSDIALISYTSGTSGTPKGATNLHGNIMYNAERQRTGLALPDAPVYYALAPLFHITGMVCQLCACLTSVGTLVLTYRFEPGLVLETFAEHRPQYTVGPSTAFMALAAHPDVTPEHFASFVNISSGGAPLPPALVEKFRAGFGPYIRNGYGLTECTAPCASVPPELEAPVDPVSGTLAVGVPGPDTVVRIVDDAGNEVPFGEQGEIAVRGPQVVPGYWRRPEATAETFPDGELRTGDIGFMDPQGWLYVVDRKKDMINASGFKVWPREVEDVLYTHPAVREAAVVGVPDGYRGETVKAYISLRPGTATDPDDLALYCKERLAAYKYPRQVEILPDLPKTASGKILRRELRSRPRQD
- a CDS encoding SDR family oxidoreductase, with product MVGAVQDARVVVTGAGGGIGAALARRFAAEGARVVVNDLDGDKAAAVAAEIGGIALPGDASGIVGAARDALGGGVDVYCANAGLGSGGSEAADAAVWESAWDVNVMAHVRAAQELVPEWLERGSARFVSTVSAAGLLTMIGAAPYSVTKHAAYAFAEWLSLTYRHRGLKVHAICPQGVRTDMLAATGSAGDIVLQPTAIEPEAVADALFKGMTEDRFLILPHPEVAGFYQARATDPDRWLTNMNHIQQKWEATR
- a CDS encoding exo-beta-N-acetylmuramidase NamZ domain-containing protein, with the translated sequence MRLSRRALLAAATATASLTAVPATTADAHGTLETGFDHLSADGYSLLAAQKVGIVTNPTGITPDARHIVDVMHADPRVRLTAVFGPEHGFRGTAQAGGSEGRYDDPATGLPVYDTYLKSGQPLADVFTASGVDTIVFDIQDVGARFYTYIWTLYDCMAAARLAGKRFVVLDRPNPVTGRTAEGPVLHREFASFVGRQPIAQAHGMTVGELARLFNAEFLDPPVALDVVPMTGWRRSRFYDAYGLPWVPPSPNMPTPDTALVYSGTCLFEGTNLSEGRGTTRPFELLGAEGIDARWAAAANELALPGVRFREAYFAPTFSKFQGRTVGGVQIHVHDRAAYDPVRTGIGLLVTAKRAWSGFAWREDDWIDKLTGSTRVRTMTDAGAGPDEIVGAWQDELAAFRRVRKEFLLYR